A genome region from Paracoccus stylophorae includes the following:
- a CDS encoding SDR family NAD(P)-dependent oxidoreductase, protein MSLSIQGKTAIVTGAARGIGFAIAHHLAERGANVVFTDGDEAALDNVMSDYGSDNDHVLQFAGDISEKLMMANLLSATLDAFDRVDILVNAHRFVKGSDPLDTDPGVLEQMLRQNMIAGLRLSQMVAKRMIRQAEDQTDLVQAGAIVNVSTLAAARPVPAMLGYSIACAAQEQATRGLALALAPHLIRVNGVRFSSVMSYELKCALKEDPQMREQIVAGTPLGRIASADEIAETVHYLASEGARFVTGQIVTVDGGRSLADPVTARDL, encoded by the coding sequence ATGAGCCTGTCGATCCAGGGCAAGACCGCCATCGTGACCGGCGCCGCGCGCGGCATCGGGTTCGCCATCGCCCACCATCTGGCGGAGCGCGGCGCCAATGTCGTCTTCACGGACGGGGACGAGGCCGCGCTGGACAATGTCATGTCGGATTACGGCAGCGACAACGATCATGTCCTGCAATTCGCCGGCGATATCTCCGAAAAGCTGATGATGGCCAATTTGCTGTCGGCCACGCTGGATGCGTTCGACCGGGTCGATATTCTGGTCAACGCACATCGTTTCGTGAAGGGGTCCGATCCGCTGGACACCGATCCGGGCGTGCTGGAACAGATGCTGCGCCAGAACATGATCGCGGGTCTGCGCCTCAGCCAGATGGTCGCCAAGCGGATGATCCGGCAGGCCGAGGACCAGACCGATCTGGTGCAGGCCGGCGCCATCGTGAACGTCTCGACGCTGGCGGCGGCGCGGCCGGTGCCGGCGATGCTGGGCTATTCCATCGCCTGCGCGGCGCAGGAACAGGCGACGCGGGGGCTGGCGCTGGCGCTGGCACCGCATCTGATCCGCGTGAACGGTGTCCGCTTCAGCAGCGTCATGTCTTACGAGCTGAAATGCGCGCTGAAGGAAGATCCGCAGATGCGCGAGCAGATCGTGGCCGGCACGCCGTTGGGGCGCATCGCCTCGGCCGACGAGATCGCCGAGACGGTGCATTATCTGGCCAGCGAAGGCGCGCGCTTTGTCACCGGCCAGATCGTGACCGTCGATGGCGGCCGCAGCCTGGCCGATCCGGTGACGGCCCGCGATCTTTGA
- the hemF gene encoding oxygen-dependent coproporphyrinogen oxidase, which yields MDDQRQRAALWFRELRDRIVSAFEGLEDRGPGDGPVGRFVVTPTQRGEDGGGGLMSVMRGGRVFEKVGVNWSEVHGTLAPKAQAAMAARGVPGMDSDPRFWASGISLVAHMQNPHAPAVHMNTRMFWTPGTWWFGGGADLNPCIEYPADIDHFHATLRDACARHDADYYDRFKAWADEYFFVPHRGRARGVGGIFYDDLNSGDWNADFAFTREVGQAFLPAFLPLAEARMAQGWTEEDRDVQLVHRGLYAEYNLVYDRGTKFGLETGHNADAVLMSLPPVAKWP from the coding sequence ATGGACGATCAACGCCAGCGCGCTGCGCTGTGGTTCCGCGAATTGCGCGACCGCATCGTTTCGGCCTTCGAGGGGCTTGAGGATCGCGGTCCCGGCGACGGGCCGGTCGGCCGGTTTGTCGTGACGCCGACGCAGCGCGGCGAGGATGGCGGCGGCGGGCTGATGTCGGTGATGCGCGGCGGGCGGGTCTTTGAAAAGGTCGGCGTGAACTGGTCCGAGGTTCACGGAACGCTGGCGCCCAAGGCGCAGGCGGCGATGGCCGCGCGCGGCGTGCCGGGCATGGACAGCGATCCGCGTTTCTGGGCATCCGGGATCAGCCTTGTGGCGCATATGCAGAACCCGCACGCGCCGGCGGTGCACATGAACACGCGCATGTTCTGGACGCCGGGGACGTGGTGGTTCGGCGGCGGGGCGGACCTGAATCCCTGCATCGAGTATCCCGCCGACATCGACCATTTCCACGCAACACTGCGCGACGCCTGCGCACGTCATGACGCGGATTATTACGACCGCTTCAAGGCATGGGCGGACGAATATTTCTTTGTCCCGCATCGCGGCCGCGCAAGGGGCGTGGGCGGCATCTTCTATGACGATCTGAACAGCGGCGACTGGAACGCGGATTTCGCCTTTACCCGCGAAGTCGGGCAGGCGTTCCTGCCCGCCTTCCTGCCGCTGGCCGAGGCGCGCATGGCGCAGGGCTGGACCGAGGAGGACCGCGATGTTCAGCTGGTGCATCGCGGGCTGTATGCGGAATACAACCTTGTCTATGACCGCGGCACGAAATTCGGGCTGGAAACCGGACATAACGCCGATGCGGTGCTGATGAGCCTGCCGCCGGTGGCGAAATGGCCCTGA
- the ftsH gene encoding ATP-dependent zinc metalloprotease FtsH, with translation MGNARNLAFWVVLFLMILALFNLFSDGTATMNSRQISYSDFIERVDNDQVSAVTIDGEDLQITGTDGQQYVTVRPQGEEIAARLIDKNVEVKVVKQQQSGFMSLLGVWLPFILLIGVWIFFMNRMQGGGKGGAMGFGKSRAKLLTEKHGRVTFDDVAGIDEAKEELEEIVEFLRNPQKFSRLGGKIPKGALLVGPPGTGKTLLARAIAGEAGVPFFTISGSDFVEMFVGVGASRVRDMFEQAKKSAPCIVFIDEIDAVGRSRGVGIGGGNDEREQTLNQLLVEMDGFESNEGIIIIAATNRKDVLDPALLRPGRFDRQIHVPNPDIKGREKILNVHARKVPVGPDVDLRIIARGTPGFSGADLMNLVNEAALMAARIGRRFVSMEDFENAKDKVMLGVERRSMVLTPEQKEKTAYHEAGHAIVGLSLPKCDPVYKATIIPRGAALGMVVSLPEMDRLNFHKDEVKQKLAMTMAGKAAEIIKYGEEGVSNGPAGDIQQASQLARAMVMRWGMSDKVGNIDYAEAHEGYSGNTGGFSVSAATKELIEQEVRDLIEEAYNEARRILLEKNEEFERLAQGLLEYETLTGEEIGKIIRGEPLGGDDDTPGSGVPAVSAIPKAGKPAPGGDPAPA, from the coding sequence TTGGGCAACGCACGCAACCTGGCCTTCTGGGTCGTTCTGTTCCTGATGATTCTGGCGCTGTTCAATCTGTTCAGCGACGGAACGGCGACGATGAACAGCCGGCAGATCAGCTATTCCGATTTCATCGAACGGGTGGACAACGACCAGGTCTCGGCCGTCACCATCGACGGCGAAGATTTGCAGATCACCGGCACCGACGGTCAGCAATACGTGACCGTCCGCCCGCAGGGCGAAGAGATCGCCGCCCGTCTGATCGACAAGAATGTCGAGGTGAAGGTCGTCAAGCAGCAGCAATCGGGCTTCATGTCGCTTCTGGGCGTGTGGCTGCCTTTCATCCTGCTGATCGGCGTCTGGATCTTCTTCATGAACCGCATGCAAGGCGGCGGCAAAGGCGGCGCGATGGGCTTTGGCAAATCGCGCGCCAAGCTGCTGACCGAAAAGCACGGTCGCGTGACCTTTGACGACGTGGCCGGCATCGACGAGGCCAAGGAAGAACTGGAAGAAATCGTCGAATTCCTGCGCAACCCGCAGAAATTCAGCCGTCTGGGCGGCAAGATCCCGAAAGGCGCGCTGCTGGTCGGCCCTCCGGGCACCGGCAAGACGCTGCTGGCGCGCGCCATCGCGGGCGAGGCGGGCGTGCCGTTCTTCACCATCTCGGGGTCCGACTTTGTCGAGATGTTCGTGGGCGTCGGCGCCAGCCGTGTGCGCGACATGTTCGAACAGGCCAAGAAAAGCGCGCCCTGCATCGTCTTCATCGACGAGATCGACGCGGTCGGCCGGTCGCGCGGCGTCGGCATCGGCGGCGGCAACGACGAACGCGAACAGACGCTGAACCAGCTTCTGGTCGAGATGGACGGATTTGAATCGAACGAAGGCATCATCATCATCGCGGCCACCAACCGCAAGGACGTGCTGGACCCGGCGCTGCTGCGCCCCGGCCGCTTCGACCGTCAAATCCACGTGCCGAACCCCGACATCAAGGGCCGCGAAAAGATCCTGAACGTCCATGCCCGCAAGGTGCCGGTCGGCCCCGATGTCGATCTGCGCATCATCGCGCGCGGCACGCCCGGTTTTTCCGGCGCCGACCTGATGAACCTGGTGAACGAGGCCGCGCTGATGGCTGCCCGCATCGGCCGCCGATTCGTCAGCATGGAGGATTTCGAGAACGCCAAGGACAAGGTCATGCTGGGCGTCGAACGGCGCAGCATGGTGCTGACGCCCGAGCAGAAGGAAAAGACCGCCTATCACGAAGCCGGTCACGCCATCGTGGGCCTGTCGCTGCCGAAATGCGACCCGGTCTACAAGGCGACGATCATCCCGCGCGGTGCCGCGTTGGGGATGGTGGTCAGCCTGCCCGAGATGGACCGCCTCAACTTCCACAAGGACGAGGTCAAGCAGAAGCTGGCCATGACCATGGCCGGCAAGGCCGCCGAGATCATCAAATACGGCGAGGAAGGGGTAAGCAACGGTCCCGCCGGCGACATCCAGCAGGCCAGCCAGCTGGCGCGCGCGATGGTGATGCGGTGGGGCATGTCCGACAAGGTCGGCAATATCGACTATGCCGAGGCGCATGAAGGGTATTCGGGCAATACCGGCGGCTTCTCGGTCTCGGCCGCGACCAAGGAGCTGATCGAACAGGAGGTCCGCGACCTGATCGAGGAAGCCTATAACGAGGCCAGGCGCATCCTGCTGGAGAAGAACGAGGAATTCGAGCGGCTGGCACAGGGTCTGCTGGAATACGAGACGCTGACCGGCGAAGAGATCGGCAAGATCATCCGGGGCGAGCCCCTGGGCGGCGACGACGACACGCCCGGCAGCGGCGTACCCGCCGTCTCGGCGATCCCCAAGGCCGGCAAGCCCGCACCGGGCGGCGATCCGGCACCGGCGTGA
- the tilS gene encoding tRNA lysidine(34) synthetase TilS, protein MTDPVAHVAGPVRAALDRLAGDLPALGIAVSGGGDSMALMHIVADWSHGRRVMVATVDHNLRAESAEEARQVGRAARTLDLPHTTLNWHRDTGSGNLMAAAREARFRLLSEWAQANRLPAIALGHTADDQAETLMMRLARGSGIDGLAAMAECRDAFGVRWLRPMLGARREDLRDWLRGRDIAWIDDPGNENVDFDRIRIRKAIAAMGLETAALARSARHIGEARRALSHYAADTAERAVIRHGTITLPRRDFRDAPAEIRRRLLVASCRWITGADYPPRRATVLHALEAIGAGSRVTLDGALIEPIGDRLHIGREPAAAMRAQISDGPEWDNRWRVDGLRPGQQVSALGMQALAQVNWRGAGLSRDDAAASPAIRESGRLIAAPLLRGGSGHRVEPLRDAADFRKLVMAH, encoded by the coding sequence GTGACCGACCCGGTCGCGCATGTCGCAGGTCCGGTTCGGGCCGCGCTGGACCGGCTGGCAGGCGATCTGCCGGCCCTGGGGATCGCGGTGTCGGGCGGCGGCGATTCGATGGCCCTGATGCACATCGTGGCCGACTGGTCGCACGGACGACGGGTGATGGTGGCGACGGTGGACCACAATCTGCGCGCCGAAAGCGCGGAGGAGGCGCGACAGGTGGGCCGCGCCGCCCGAACGCTTGATCTGCCCCACACCACGCTGAACTGGCACCGCGACACCGGCAGCGGCAACCTGATGGCCGCCGCGCGCGAGGCGCGGTTTCGGCTGCTGTCCGAATGGGCGCAGGCGAACCGGCTGCCGGCCATCGCCTTGGGCCACACCGCCGACGATCAGGCCGAGACGCTGATGATGCGGCTGGCGCGCGGCTCGGGGATCGACGGGCTGGCGGCGATGGCCGAATGTCGCGATGCGTTCGGCGTGCGCTGGCTGCGGCCGATGCTGGGCGCGCGGCGCGAAGATCTGCGCGACTGGCTGCGCGGGCGCGACATCGCGTGGATCGACGATCCGGGCAACGAAAACGTGGATTTTGACCGAATCCGCATCCGCAAGGCCATCGCCGCGATGGGGCTTGAGACGGCGGCGCTGGCCCGCTCGGCCAGACATATCGGCGAGGCGCGGCGCGCCCTGTCGCATTATGCTGCCGACACGGCCGAACGCGCGGTCATCCGGCACGGCACGATCACCCTGCCCCGGCGCGATTTCCGCGATGCCCCGGCCGAGATCCGGCGCCGCCTGCTGGTCGCGTCCTGTCGCTGGATCACCGGCGCGGACTATCCGCCCCGCCGGGCGACGGTGCTGCACGCGCTTGAGGCGATCGGCGCGGGCAGCCGCGTCACGCTGGACGGCGCGCTGATCGAACCCATTGGCGACCGGCTGCATATCGGCCGTGAACCCGCCGCCGCGATGCGCGCCCAGATCAGCGACGGCCCCGAATGGGACAATCGCTGGCGGGTAGACGGGTTGCGGCCCGGCCAGCAGGTCTCGGCCCTGGGGATGCAGGCGCTGGCGCAGGTGAACTGGCGCGGGGCCGGCCTGTCGCGCGACGATGCGGCGGCAAGTCCGGCCATCCGCGAATCGGGGCGGCTGATCGCCGCGCCCCTGCTGCGCGGCGGGTCGGGCCACCGGGTCGAGCCGCTGCGCGACGCGGCGGATTTCCGCAAGCTGGTGATGGCGCATTGA
- a CDS encoding tetratricopeptide repeat protein, with the protein MIRTVAALLMSAALALPVAAQEPTLADLRAQLSTLRTDLQSLRGELIASGAAGFEAAGGDTAIDRMNGMESQLARLTGQIEQLQNRINRIVEDGTRRIGDIEFRLCEMDETCDLGALTTPELGGLATGGAASPQVAPAQPAPNVATDDHGAATTAAEQADFDLANAALNAGEFQRAATLFGQVAERHAGGPLTAEALYLRGAALDSAGDPRAAAAAWLEGFAAAPDGPHAPASLLGIARVIAADGDPTAACLYLAEIPARFPGHDAAAEAERRMTVLDCGRADLGLADPDPALNGGPVDFGDLDPEAAADMAEYQ; encoded by the coding sequence GTGATCCGGACAGTCGCCGCCTTGCTGATGTCTGCCGCACTGGCGCTGCCGGTCGCGGCGCAAGAGCCGACACTGGCCGATCTGCGCGCGCAGTTGTCGACCCTGCGGACCGACCTGCAATCGCTGCGGGGCGAGTTGATCGCCTCTGGCGCCGCCGGGTTCGAGGCGGCGGGCGGCGACACCGCCATCGACCGCATGAACGGCATGGAAAGCCAGCTGGCGCGGCTGACCGGCCAGATCGAACAGTTGCAGAACCGCATCAACCGCATCGTCGAGGATGGCACCCGCCGGATCGGCGATATCGAGTTTCGCCTGTGCGAGATGGACGAGACCTGCGATCTGGGCGCGCTGACGACGCCCGAGTTGGGCGGGCTGGCCACGGGTGGGGCCGCATCGCCGCAGGTGGCGCCGGCGCAGCCTGCGCCCAATGTGGCCACCGATGACCACGGCGCGGCCACCACCGCCGCCGAACAGGCCGATTTCGATCTGGCCAACGCGGCGCTGAACGCGGGCGAGTTTCAGCGCGCGGCAACTCTGTTCGGGCAGGTCGCCGAAAGACATGCCGGCGGACCGCTGACCGCCGAGGCGCTGTATCTGCGCGGTGCGGCGCTGGACAGCGCCGGCGATCCGCGCGCGGCGGCGGCCGCATGGCTTGAAGGCTTTGCCGCCGCGCCGGACGGACCGCACGCGCCGGCAAGCCTGTTGGGCATCGCCCGCGTGATCGCGGCCGACGGCGATCCGACCGCCGCCTGCCTGTATCTGGCCGAGATCCCGGCCCGCTTTCCCGGCCACGACGCCGCTGCCGAGGCCGAACGGCGGATGACGGTGCTGGATTGCGGCAGGGCCGATCTGGGCCTTGCGGACCCCGACCCGGCACTGAACGGCGGCCCGGTCGATTTCGGCGATCTGGACCCCGAGGCGGCAGCCGACATGGCCGAATATCAATGA
- the pal gene encoding peptidoglycan-associated lipoprotein Pal, with protein MKAWMKPVSAVCLLALGACAQPAPQAPQVVDPYASSGAGALYQGDLAGGTLGAEASAQYFSTQVGDTVLFPAGQTSLTPEARATLGRQAEWLNRHGNFSAVLQGHAEETGTREYNLALGARRAGAVQEYLIAQGVSADRVRTLSFGKERPVETCSDEACYAKNRRVVTVVSETGAGS; from the coding sequence ATGAAAGCCTGGATGAAGCCCGTCTCTGCTGTCTGCCTGCTTGCCCTGGGGGCCTGCGCCCAGCCCGCGCCGCAGGCCCCGCAGGTCGTCGATCCCTATGCCAGTTCCGGCGCCGGCGCCCTGTATCAGGGCGATCTGGCGGGCGGCACACTGGGGGCCGAAGCCTCGGCGCAGTATTTCAGCACGCAGGTCGGCGACACGGTGCTGTTCCCGGCCGGCCAGACCTCGCTGACGCCCGAGGCCCGCGCGACGCTTGGCCGTCAGGCGGAATGGCTGAACCGGCACGGCAATTTCTCGGCCGTGCTGCAAGGCCATGCAGAGGAGACGGGGACCCGCGAATACAACCTTGCCCTGGGCGCCCGGCGCGCGGGGGCGGTGCAGGAATATCTGATCGCGCAGGGCGTGTCCGCCGATCGCGTCCGCACGCTGAGCTTTGGCAAGGAACGCCCGGTCGAGACCTGTTCGGACGAGGCGTGCTATGCCAAGAACCGCCGCGTCGTCACGGTGGTCAGCGAAACCGGGGCGGGGTCGTGA
- the tolB gene encoding Tol-Pal system beta propeller repeat protein TolB codes for MFRTLTIALTLGLTAAPFAAPPALAQDGPLRIEITDGVVEPMPIAIPPFFGDDEVARKVRDVVAADLTGTGLFREIPADAQIARPDAFTDAIAYEDWRAINAQALVTAEVMQEGENISVKFRMFDVFAGQPQGDGMQFDARAGDWRRAAHKIADQIYSRLTGEGPYFDSRVAFVQETGPKNARIKRIGVMDYDGANPLWMTDSSSLVLAPQFSPDGKSLLYVSYDSGFPQIRVMDVASVTSRPLTQGGDSMAFAPRYSPDGRWIVYSLEKGGNTDIYLMDAATGAQRALTASPSIETSPSFSPDGRRIVFESDRSGTPQLYIVGLDGGEPTRISFGQGRYGSPAWSPKGDMIAYTHQVGDKFHIGVMRTDGSDEKDLTESFLDEGPTWAPNGRVVMFTRVAPGGNGQPRLHSVDITGRNMRPLDLDFAASDPSWGPLMP; via the coding sequence ATGTTCCGCACCCTGACGATTGCCCTGACGCTTGGGCTGACCGCCGCCCCCTTTGCCGCCCCGCCCGCGCTGGCGCAGGACGGGCCGCTGCGCATCGAGATCACCGATGGCGTGGTCGAGCCGATGCCGATCGCGATCCCGCCATTCTTCGGCGATGACGAGGTGGCGCGTAAGGTGCGCGATGTCGTCGCCGCCGATCTGACCGGCACCGGGCTGTTCCGCGAGATTCCGGCCGATGCGCAGATCGCCCGGCCCGATGCCTTCACCGACGCCATCGCCTATGAGGACTGGCGCGCCATCAACGCCCAGGCCCTGGTCACCGCCGAGGTGATGCAGGAGGGCGAGAATATCAGCGTCAAGTTCCGCATGTTCGACGTCTTTGCGGGTCAGCCGCAGGGCGACGGGATGCAGTTCGACGCGCGCGCCGGCGACTGGCGCCGGGCCGCCCACAAGATCGCCGACCAGATCTATTCCCGGCTGACCGGCGAGGGGCCGTATTTCGACAGCCGCGTGGCCTTCGTGCAGGAAACCGGCCCCAAGAACGCCCGGATCAAGCGGATCGGGGTGATGGATTACGATGGCGCCAATCCGTTGTGGATGACCGACAGCTCGTCACTGGTGCTGGCGCCGCAATTCTCGCCCGACGGCAAATCGCTGCTGTATGTCAGCTATGACAGCGGCTTTCCGCAGATCAGGGTGATGGATGTGGCCAGCGTGACCTCTCGGCCGCTGACGCAGGGGGGCGACAGCATGGCCTTCGCGCCGCGCTATTCCCCGGACGGGCGCTGGATCGTCTATTCGCTTGAGAAGGGCGGCAATACCGACATTTACCTGATGGATGCGGCCACCGGCGCGCAACGCGCCCTGACCGCCTCGCCCTCGATCGAAACCTCGCCCAGCTTCAGCCCCGATGGCCGGCGGATCGTGTTCGAATCCGACCGGTCGGGCACGCCGCAGCTGTATATCGTGGGGCTTGACGGCGGCGAGCCGACGCGGATCAGTTTCGGGCAGGGTCGCTATGGATCGCCGGCCTGGTCGCCCAAGGGGGACATGATCGCCTATACCCATCAGGTCGGGGACAAGTTCCATATCGGGGTCATGCGCACCGACGGTTCGGACGAAAAGGACCTGACGGAATCTTTCCTTGACGAGGGTCCGACCTGGGCGCCCAATGGCCGCGTCGTGATGTTCACCCGCGTGGCGCCGGGCGGAAACGGTCAGCCCCGCCTGCATTCCGTGGACATCACCGGCCGCAACATGCGGCCGCTTGACCTTGACTTTGCCGCTTCGGACCCGTCTTGGGGTCCGCTGATGCCGTAA
- a CDS encoding ExbD/TolR family protein, producing the protein MADVVQRVRRKGRGRRRNAPMSEINVTPFVDVMLVLLIIFMVAAPLMTAGVPLNLPRTAATAVPSEPEEPLVLSIPAEGAITLMNEPVDDGEVVGRLRAVLQERQSDKIFLRADGTIPYARVVQVMGALNAAGYTDIVLVTDTGGPRMDG; encoded by the coding sequence ATGGCCGATGTCGTCCAGAGGGTCAGGCGCAAGGGGCGCGGCAGGCGGCGCAACGCGCCGATGTCGGAAATCAACGTCACGCCCTTCGTTGATGTCATGCTGGTGCTGCTGATCATCTTCATGGTCGCCGCGCCGCTGATGACCGCCGGTGTGCCGCTGAACCTGCCCAGAACCGCCGCGACCGCGGTGCCGTCCGAACCCGAAGAACCGCTGGTGCTGTCGATCCCGGCCGAAGGCGCGATCACGCTGATGAACGAACCCGTGGACGACGGCGAGGTGGTCGGACGGCTGCGCGCCGTGTTGCAGGAACGCCAAAGCGACAAGATCTTCCTGCGCGCCGACGGCACCATCCCCTATGCGCGGGTCGTGCAGGTCATGGGTGCGCTGAACGCCGCCGGATACACCGATATCGTGCTGGTCACCGACACCGGCGGCCCCCGCATGGATGGCTGA
- the tolQ gene encoding protein TolQ, giving the protein MEPIQAAQALDFSLVALFVRASLTVKIVMILLIVASFWSWAIIIQKFLTFAAARREAARFDRAFWSGEPLDDLYDRLGDRPTGASERIFAAGMTEWRRSHRGDGALIPGGVPRIDRAMNVAIQREETRLFRGLSFLATVGSTAPFIGLFGTVWGIKNAFEGIAMSQNTSLAVVAPGIAEALLATALGLLAAIPAVIFYNKLSGDAERVVGNWEAFADEFSTLLSRQLDSEG; this is encoded by the coding sequence ATGGAACCCATTCAGGCCGCGCAGGCCCTCGACTTCTCGCTTGTGGCGTTGTTCGTGCGCGCCTCGTTGACGGTCAAGATCGTGATGATCCTGCTGATCGTCGCGTCGTTCTGGTCCTGGGCCATCATCATCCAGAAATTCCTGACCTTCGCCGCCGCCCGCCGCGAGGCCGCCCGGTTCGACCGCGCCTTCTGGTCGGGCGAGCCGCTGGACGATCTGTACGACCGTCTGGGCGACCGCCCCACCGGCGCGTCCGAACGCATCTTCGCCGCCGGCATGACCGAATGGCGGCGCAGCCATCGCGGCGACGGCGCGCTGATCCCCGGCGGCGTGCCGCGCATCGACCGCGCCATGAACGTGGCCATCCAGCGCGAGGAAACGCGGCTGTTTCGCGGCCTGTCCTTTCTGGCCACGGTCGGCTCGACCGCGCCCTTCATCGGGCTTTTCGGCACCGTCTGGGGCATCAAGAACGCGTTCGAGGGGATCGCGATGTCGCAAAACACCAGCCTGGCCGTCGTCGCCCCGGGCATCGCCGAGGCGCTGCTGGCAACCGCGCTTGGCCTGCTGGCCGCGATCCCGGCGGTGATCTTCTACAACAAGCTGTCGGGCGATGCGGAACGCGTGGTCGGTAACTGGGAAGCCTTTGCCGACGAATTCTCGACCCTGCTGTCGCGGCAGCTGGACAGCGAGGGCTGA
- a CDS encoding HAD family hydrolase, producing the protein MSGTRRIAMWSGPRNLSTAMMRSFAARGDCACVDEPFYAHYLRQTGLPHPMRDAVIESQPADWRQVVPSLTTDPVDRPIQYQKHMVQHMLPCMDLDWTERVTNVFLIREPERVAASFAAKRGLPDPEELGFARQWQMYRAMAARGPAPVVIDSADIRRDPARALRALCKAIGIAWTPRMLSWPQGPRPEDGIWGAVWYDAVNASTGFAGPEGPLPELDGDLARLARILRPDYEAIAAHRLRIE; encoded by the coding sequence GTGAGCGGGACGCGCCGCATCGCCATGTGGTCGGGGCCGCGCAACCTGTCCACCGCGATGATGCGCAGCTTTGCCGCGCGCGGCGACTGCGCCTGCGTGGACGAGCCGTTCTATGCCCATTACCTGCGGCAGACCGGCCTGCCCCACCCGATGCGCGACGCGGTGATCGAAAGCCAGCCCGCCGACTGGCGCCAGGTGGTGCCGTCGCTGACCACCGATCCGGTGGACCGGCCGATCCAGTATCAGAAACACATGGTCCAGCACATGCTGCCCTGCATGGATCTGGACTGGACCGAACGGGTCACCAATGTCTTCCTGATCCGCGAACCCGAACGCGTCGCGGCCTCGTTCGCGGCCAAGCGCGGGCTGCCCGACCCCGAAGAGCTGGGCTTTGCGCGTCAGTGGCAGATGTATCGTGCGATGGCGGCGCGCGGCCCGGCGCCGGTCGTGATCGACAGCGCCGATATCCGGCGCGACCCGGCCCGCGCGCTGCGCGCATTGTGCAAGGCCATCGGCATCGCGTGGACCCCGCGCATGCTGTCCTGGCCGCAGGGCCCAAGGCCCGAGGACGGGATCTGGGGCGCGGTCTGGTATGACGCCGTCAACGCCTCGACCGGGTTTGCGGGCCCCGAAGGGCCGTTGCCGGAACTGGATGGCGATCTGGCGCGGCTGGCACGCATCCTGCGCCCCGATTACGAGGCGATCGCGGCGCACAGATTGCGCATCGAATGA
- the ybgC gene encoding tol-pal system-associated acyl-CoA thioesterase produces the protein MSHAIELRVYYEDTDLAGIVYYANYLKFIERGRTEWLRDMGVDQMRLKAQSGHVFAVRRIEADYLRPARFDDLLQIVTRLQTLTAARVVMDQAVLRGDETLFTARVTVACLDGRGRPVRLPAPVASALRRDRP, from the coding sequence ATGAGCCATGCGATCGAACTGCGCGTCTATTACGAAGACACCGATCTTGCGGGCATCGTCTATTACGCCAACTATCTGAAATTCATCGAACGCGGCCGCACCGAATGGCTGCGGGACATGGGCGTCGATCAGATGCGTCTGAAGGCCCAATCCGGCCATGTCTTCGCCGTCCGCCGGATCGAGGCCGATTACCTGCGTCCGGCCCGTTTCGACGATCTGCTGCAAATCGTCACTCGGTTGCAGACCCTGACGGCCGCGCGGGTGGTGATGGATCAGGCGGTGCTGCGGGGCGATGAGACGCTGTTCACCGCTCGCGTCACGGTCGCCTGCCTGGACGGTCGCGGACGTCCGGTGCGGTTGCCCGCGCCCGTGGCCTCGGCGCTGCGGCGGGATCGCCCGTGA
- a CDS encoding CoA transferase subunit B — protein MATELKGWDRNQMAARAAEELEDGWYVNLGIGIPTLVANYVGDKDITLQSENGMLGMGPFPYEGEEDPDLINAGKQTITELNRTSYFDSATSFGMIRGGKIAAAILGAMEVAENGDLANWMIPGKLVKGMGGAMDLVAGVPRVIVVMDHTNKAGESKLLKECTLPLTGKRVVNRIITNLGVLDVVEGGLKIVETADGVTEDDIREATEATIVN, from the coding sequence ATGGCGACGGAACTGAAAGGCTGGGACCGCAACCAGATGGCCGCGCGCGCGGCCGAGGAACTGGAAGACGGCTGGTATGTCAATCTGGGCATCGGCATCCCGACGCTGGTGGCCAACTATGTCGGCGACAAGGACATCACCCTGCAATCCGAAAACGGCATGCTGGGGATGGGGCCGTTCCCCTATGAGGGCGAGGAAGACCCCGACCTGATCAATGCCGGCAAGCAGACCATCACCGAACTGAACCGCACGTCCTATTTCGACAGCGCGACCAGCTTTGGCATGATCCGGGGCGGCAAGATCGCGGCGGCGATCCTGGGCGCGATGGAGGTGGCCGAGAATGGCGATCTGGCGAACTGGATGATCCCGGGCAAGCTGGTCAAGGGCATGGGCGGCGCCATGGACCTGGTGGCGGGCGTGCCGCGCGTCATCGTGGTCATGGACCACACCAACAAGGCCGGCGAATCCAAGCTGCTGAAGGAATGCACGCTGCCGCTGACCGGCAAGCGCGTGGTGAACCGGATCATCACCAATCTGGGCGTTCTGGACGTGGTCGAGGGCGGGCTGAAAATCGTCGAGACCGCCGATGGCGTGACCGAGGACGACATCCGCGAGGCAACCGAGGCCACCATCGTCAACTAG